One region of Dysidea avara chromosome 1, odDysAvar1.4, whole genome shotgun sequence genomic DNA includes:
- the LOC136267110 gene encoding E3 ubiquitin-protein ligase TRIM71-like isoform X1 — translation MQTSVILCCKVVLPGIGSGKDVSPVIVVLVLILAAAGEVVTTMDTTTELSRTYEEVERLCEEVTKLGEFPLDPSKCEVTFPTAMTIMNKETSLMVTLRDVNGDIVDDKSSEVEVSVTTKTGEAIIVKDISGENYAVSFTPRTLGDHMISVVVDGQHIPGSPHKISVVLRDYSKMREGHCQVMTHYGGNKFGKLGDVAIGVNNEVIITDYTNNCVIVLDCNFALLAVIGQGSGDNRLVDPDGVAVSKDDIIAISDFSSHQVKKYSLQGELLSIIGNNIGNNNCQFNSPRGLVFSSNKMLYVVDGCNHRVQVFQQDDKFAFTFGSKGSNPGQFQWPVRIAIDTDNKVLVSDYDGNHISLFSHTGSFISRITCDRPWAITVSPDGHIIAGCGGDNNKIRVWSPTHELIKQFGKRGSQQGEFSGINGIAINYSTGSVYVVEYSNKRLQVIS, via the exons ATGCAAACATCAGTAATTTTATGCTGCAAAGTAGTTCTTCCTGGGATTGGTAGTGGTAAAGATGTGTCTCCAGTTATTGTTGTTCTTGTTTTAATATTAGCTGCAGCTGGAGAGGTTGTTACTACTATGGACACAACTACAGAATTGTCTAGAACGTATGAAGAGGTGGAACGTCTTTGTGAGGAGGTGACCAAGTTGGGAGAATTTCCACTAGACCCCAGCAAGTGTGAAGTGACCTTCCCTACAGCAATGACAATAATGAACAAAGAGACGTCACTAATGGTAACACTTAGAGATGTCAATGGTGACATTGTTGATGACAAGAGTAGTGAAGTAGAAGTGTCCGTGACCACCAAAACTGGAGAAGCCATAATAGTGAAGGATATTAGTGGTGAAAACTACGCAGTATCCTTCACTCCCAGGACACTTGGAGATCACATGATATCAGTTGTAGTTGATGGACAACACATCCCAGGCAGTCCTCACAA GATATCAGTTGTACTGAGAGACTACAGCAAGATGAGAGAAGGACACTGCCAAGTGATGACTCATTATGGAGGGAACAAGTTTGGTAAACTCGGTGATGTTGCTATAGGAGTTAATAATGAAGTCATCATTACTGattatactaataattgtgtAATTGTGCTGGACTGTAACTTTGCCTTACTAGCAGTGATTGGACAAGGAAGTGGTGACAACAGATTGGTTGATCCTGATGGTGTAGCAGTCAGTAAGGATGACATCATAGCTATTAGCGACTTTAGTAGTCATCAAGTGAAGAAGTATTCCCTACAAGGAGAACTCTTATCAATAATTGGTAACAATATAGGGAACAACAATTGCCAGTTTAATAGTCCTAGGGGACTAGTCTTCAGTAGTAATAAAATGTTATATGTTGTAGATGGGTGTAATCACAGGGTCCAGGTATTCCAACAAGATGATAAATTTGCATTTACGTTTGGCAGTAAAGGGTCCAACCCTGGACAATTTCAGTGGCCTGTTAGAATAGCAATTGATACTGACAATAAAGTGTTAGTTAGTGACTATGATGGTAATCATATTAGTCTCTTCAGTCATACTGGCAGTTTTATTAGTAGGATAACATGTGATAGACCATGGGCCATTACTGTTAGCCCTGATGGTCACATCATAGCTGGTTGTGGTGgtgataacaataaaattagaGTATGGAGCCCCACCCATGAGTTAATTAAACAGTTTGGAAAGAGAGGATCTCAACAAGGAGAATTTAGTGGTATTAATGGTATAGCAATAAACTATTCTACTGGTAGTGTTTATGTTGTGGAGTACTCCAACAAGAGACTACAAGTTATCAGTTAA
- the LOC136267110 gene encoding E3 ubiquitin-protein ligase TRIM71-like isoform X2 has product MDTTTELSRTYEEVERLCEEVTKLGEFPLDPSKCEVTFPTAMTIMNKETSLMVTLRDVNGDIVDDKSSEVEVSVTTKTGEAIIVKDISGENYAVSFTPRTLGDHMISVVVDGQHIPGSPHKISVVLRDYSKMREGHCQVMTHYGGNKFGKLGDVAIGVNNEVIITDYTNNCVIVLDCNFALLAVIGQGSGDNRLVDPDGVAVSKDDIIAISDFSSHQVKKYSLQGELLSIIGNNIGNNNCQFNSPRGLVFSSNKMLYVVDGCNHRVQVFQQDDKFAFTFGSKGSNPGQFQWPVRIAIDTDNKVLVSDYDGNHISLFSHTGSFISRITCDRPWAITVSPDGHIIAGCGGDNNKIRVWSPTHELIKQFGKRGSQQGEFSGINGIAINYSTGSVYVVEYSNKRLQVIS; this is encoded by the exons ATGGACACAACTACAGAATTGTCTAGAACGTATGAAGAGGTGGAACGTCTTTGTGAGGAGGTGACCAAGTTGGGAGAATTTCCACTAGACCCCAGCAAGTGTGAAGTGACCTTCCCTACAGCAATGACAATAATGAACAAAGAGACGTCACTAATGGTAACACTTAGAGATGTCAATGGTGACATTGTTGATGACAAGAGTAGTGAAGTAGAAGTGTCCGTGACCACCAAAACTGGAGAAGCCATAATAGTGAAGGATATTAGTGGTGAAAACTACGCAGTATCCTTCACTCCCAGGACACTTGGAGATCACATGATATCAGTTGTAGTTGATGGACAACACATCCCAGGCAGTCCTCACAA GATATCAGTTGTACTGAGAGACTACAGCAAGATGAGAGAAGGACACTGCCAAGTGATGACTCATTATGGAGGGAACAAGTTTGGTAAACTCGGTGATGTTGCTATAGGAGTTAATAATGAAGTCATCATTACTGattatactaataattgtgtAATTGTGCTGGACTGTAACTTTGCCTTACTAGCAGTGATTGGACAAGGAAGTGGTGACAACAGATTGGTTGATCCTGATGGTGTAGCAGTCAGTAAGGATGACATCATAGCTATTAGCGACTTTAGTAGTCATCAAGTGAAGAAGTATTCCCTACAAGGAGAACTCTTATCAATAATTGGTAACAATATAGGGAACAACAATTGCCAGTTTAATAGTCCTAGGGGACTAGTCTTCAGTAGTAATAAAATGTTATATGTTGTAGATGGGTGTAATCACAGGGTCCAGGTATTCCAACAAGATGATAAATTTGCATTTACGTTTGGCAGTAAAGGGTCCAACCCTGGACAATTTCAGTGGCCTGTTAGAATAGCAATTGATACTGACAATAAAGTGTTAGTTAGTGACTATGATGGTAATCATATTAGTCTCTTCAGTCATACTGGCAGTTTTATTAGTAGGATAACATGTGATAGACCATGGGCCATTACTGTTAGCCCTGATGGTCACATCATAGCTGGTTGTGGTGgtgataacaataaaattagaGTATGGAGCCCCACCCATGAGTTAATTAAACAGTTTGGAAAGAGAGGATCTCAACAAGGAGAATTTAGTGGTATTAATGGTATAGCAATAAACTATTCTACTGGTAGTGTTTATGTTGTGGAGTACTCCAACAAGAGACTACAAGTTATCAGTTAA